Genomic segment of Mycolicibacterium sarraceniae:
AGATCGACGAAAATCTCGTCACGGGTGAGCTTGCCGTCCAGGGTGATAGCGACCACGCGCCACATTCTTCCATCGCACCGGGAGCTGTCGTTGACAGCATCTCCTACCGGATGGTCAGCTGCGGTTATGAACAGCGCGCCCGATGTGTTCGGCCCGGCCACACTCGGCCCCATCACACTGCGTAACCGCATCATTAAATCGGCCACCTTTGAAGCCCGCACACCCGACAACGTCGTCTCCGACGACCTGATCGCTTTCCACCGCGCGATCGCCGCCGGCGGCATCGGCATGACGACGGTCGCGTACACCGCGGTGAGCCAGGGCGGCCGCACCAACGGCGGACAGATCTGGATGCGCCCGCAAGCCGTACCCGGTCTGCAGCGTCTGGCCGACGCGATCCACGCCGAGGGCGCGAAGATCAGCGCGCAGATCGGCCATGCCGGCCCGGTGGCCAATGCCCGGTCGAACAAGGCCACCGCGCTGGCCCCGGTGCGCTTCTTCAACCCGCTGTCGATGAAGTTCGCCAAGCACGCCAGCCGCGACGACATCAATGACGTCATCGCCGCCCACGCCTCGGCGGCCCGGTTCGCCATCGACTCCGGTTTCGACGCCGTCGAAATCCATCTCGGCCACAACTATCTGGCGAGCTCGTTCCTATCGCCGATGCTCAACCGCCGCACCGACGAATTCGGCGGCTCGCTGGAGAACCGGGCGAAGGTGGCCCGCAGCATTGTGATGGCCGTGCGCCGCGAGGTCGAGCGACTCGGCCCGGCCCCGATCGCGATCACCGCCAAGCTCAACATGGCCGACGGGGTACGCGGCTCCATCAACATCGAAGAGTCGTTGCAGACCGCCAAGTGGCTCGAGGAAGACGGCGGCCTGGACGCCATCGAACTGACGGCCGGCAGCTCGCTGCTCAATCCGATGTACCTGTTCCGCGGGGACGCCCCGGTCAAGGAGTTCGCCGCCGCGCAGAAGTGGCCGCTGAACTGGGGCATGCGCATGACCGGTACGAAATTCATGCGCGAATATCCCTACCAAGAGACCTACCTGCTCAGTGATGCCGAGAAGTTCCGCAAGGAGCTGACGATGCCGCTGATCCTGCTCGGCGGTATCACCAACCGCGACTCCATGGATCGCGCGATGGCCGCCGGCTTCGAATTCGTCGCGATGGGCCGCGCCCTGTTGGCCGAGCCGAATCTGCTCAATCGCATCCAGGCCGACGGCGCCGC
This window contains:
- a CDS encoding NADH:flavin oxidoreductase — encoded protein: MNSAPDVFGPATLGPITLRNRIIKSATFEARTPDNVVSDDLIAFHRAIAAGGIGMTTVAYTAVSQGGRTNGGQIWMRPQAVPGLQRLADAIHAEGAKISAQIGHAGPVANARSNKATALAPVRFFNPLSMKFAKHASRDDINDVIAAHASAARFAIDSGFDAVEIHLGHNYLASSFLSPMLNRRTDEFGGSLENRAKVARSIVMAVRREVERLGPAPIAITAKLNMADGVRGSINIEESLQTAKWLEEDGGLDAIELTAGSSLLNPMYLFRGDAPVKEFAAAQKWPLNWGMRMTGTKFMREYPYQETYLLSDAEKFRKELTMPLILLGGITNRDSMDRAMAAGFEFVAMGRALLAEPNLLNRIQADGAAHSVRSLCTHCNKCMPTIYSRTLCVVTGGPA